From Oceanipulchritudo coccoides, the proteins below share one genomic window:
- the carA gene encoding glutamine-hydrolyzing carbamoyl-phosphate synthase small subunit encodes MVESIKSGVLALEDGSVFRGVGFGANKTVVGEAVFNTSMTGYQEILTDPSYFGQIVTMTTPQIGNYGVTKEDEESDGPKVQGFVVRDISPVVSNWRSQQSLPDYLRENDIPGLSGIDTRALTKKIRVHGALKACLSTEDITDEEAVQRARDWKGLVGVDYVKEVTTKEVFEWKDGPEPFTVPGTNLHPPALKRKRYKVVAFDMGAKRNIFRKLTLHGFDVTVVPADTDAQTVRDLNPAGVFVSNGPGDPAAVTYAHETIRELIPEYPMFGICMGHQIIAHAMGASTMKLKFGHRGGNQPVKNIETGVVSITAQNHGFAATKENLEACGAVVTEYNLNDQTVAGLRHKDLPVFSVQYHPEAAPGPHDSDPLFDHFYDLVAQKAAE; translated from the coding sequence ATGGTTGAGTCTATTAAATCGGGAGTATTGGCCTTGGAGGACGGATCGGTTTTCCGCGGGGTTGGATTTGGAGCAAATAAAACAGTGGTCGGCGAGGCGGTTTTCAATACCTCGATGACCGGGTATCAGGAGATCCTCACGGATCCCAGCTACTTCGGGCAGATTGTCACCATGACGACCCCACAAATCGGGAACTATGGGGTCACCAAGGAGGACGAGGAATCCGATGGGCCGAAGGTTCAAGGCTTCGTCGTCCGGGACATCAGCCCGGTTGTTTCCAACTGGCGCAGCCAGCAAAGCCTGCCGGATTATTTGCGTGAAAACGACATCCCTGGCCTGAGCGGGATCGATACCCGGGCCCTGACCAAGAAAATCCGGGTCCATGGCGCCCTCAAGGCCTGCTTGAGTACCGAGGACATAACCGATGAGGAAGCGGTCCAGCGCGCACGCGACTGGAAGGGGCTCGTCGGGGTGGATTACGTCAAGGAAGTGACGACCAAGGAAGTTTTTGAATGGAAGGACGGGCCCGAGCCGTTCACGGTTCCGGGCACCAACCTTCACCCGCCTGCCCTGAAGCGGAAGCGGTACAAGGTCGTTGCCTTCGATATGGGAGCCAAGCGCAACATCTTTCGCAAGCTGACCCTCCACGGCTTTGATGTTACCGTTGTTCCGGCTGACACGGATGCGCAGACCGTGCGTGACCTGAATCCGGCGGGTGTCTTCGTCTCCAACGGACCCGGAGATCCAGCCGCTGTCACCTACGCACACGAGACAATCCGGGAATTGATTCCGGAGTACCCGATGTTCGGCATTTGCATGGGCCACCAGATCATCGCCCACGCGATGGGTGCTTCCACCATGAAGTTGAAGTTTGGACACCGCGGTGGTAACCAGCCGGTCAAGAACATCGAAACGGGTGTCGTCTCCATCACCGCCCAGAACCATGGCTTTGCCGCCACCAAGGAAAACCTCGAAGCCTGTGGCGCCGTTGTCACCGAATACAACCTGAACGATCAGACGGTCGCCGGCCTGCGCCACAAGGACCTCCCGGTCTTCAGCGTCCAGTACCACCCGGAGGCGGCCCCAGGCCCGCATGACAGCGATCCGTTGTTTGATCATTTCTATGATCTGGTCGCCCAAAAAGCAGCCGAATAG
- a CDS encoding thiamine diphosphokinase yields MRTLIFLGGEKPSPPLSRAAAGRADFIIAADSGYLPALECGITPDIVTGDFDSIGEPPSNESIKVIPAPEQDATDFQKALRHIPAGSSIVEILGGTGLRSDHFLTNLLIAAGLPAGQFVIFEDDTQTIFRVTPECPLSASLQEESVVSLIPFTDCSGVTTQGLHWNLQSSRMGPRHQLGQSNRVTDSTVKIQLEEGILYVVVNDTVA; encoded by the coding sequence ATGAGAACCTTGATCTTTCTGGGTGGCGAAAAGCCGTCTCCCCCACTCTCCCGCGCAGCCGCCGGACGGGCTGACTTTATCATCGCCGCGGACAGCGGTTACTTGCCAGCTCTGGAATGCGGCATCACGCCCGATATTGTCACCGGGGATTTTGATTCCATAGGCGAACCCCCAAGCAATGAATCGATTAAGGTGATTCCCGCTCCGGAGCAGGATGCCACCGATTTCCAGAAGGCTCTCCGCCATATTCCAGCCGGCAGCTCAATAGTCGAGATTCTCGGCGGCACGGGCCTCCGGTCCGATCATTTCCTGACAAATCTCCTCATTGCCGCAGGGCTTCCCGCAGGGCAATTTGTGATTTTTGAGGATGATACCCAGACTATTTTCCGGGTGACACCGGAATGCCCGCTGAGCGCATCTTTGCAGGAAGAAAGCGTGGTCAGCCTGATTCCTTTCACAGACTGTTCGGGCGTCACCACTCAGGGACTACACTGGAATCTTCAGTCATCACGAATGGGTCCCCGGCATCAACTGGGACAAAGCAATCGCGTGACGGACTCCACCGTCAAAATCCAACTCGAGGAGGGAATTCTCTACGTCGTGGTCAACGATACCGTAGCCTGA
- a CDS encoding cellulase family glycosylhydrolase gives MSAKSLLPILLIAAPFALQAVQVPVPNASFEQPAIAEAQATGWTSNGGSISGGVNSYSLGGTFSTPAYGEWFHYLNLPGFLGPNPSVTESNSGLIGSAATGTYTLTVAGGNRINGATTDGSYKIELLAGGNVIASQTLNNPKANIPVDSWQDITAVGTVELGDPTDGQDLTIRLSAFEGTGGIASQGQFDNVRLDYEPGNVFTVSGRQILLDGTPFEVEGICYQPAAIGENPSAGYPFGDYYWISSDYQARWARDFENFRKMGINVIRIYGWDPARNHDAFLQLAADNGIYVLINRYVNPLSDFSNTIVVNDLIDEWTSIATPLADNPAVMGFLIGNEANPGQGITFWNAMNTVAGAVKAAAPKKLVSVAITNDLGQVNTWNASMTNFDFWAVQVYNGFSFGSFLSDYAVRSSKPLIITEFGYDALDGRVDTEWPNNVELPANALENLWNELRADEAGADIASGGCVFEYADEWWKDSGGISAFTQDFGPRWSGPFEDGQGNEEWWGIFRTIDNGSSIDNLDPRAAFYRLAAMWNEPFESILQASAIGQDLQVDFSFPAHLREQSMIVESSNDLLNWTLVATNNGGSSELSSTAGSLTVTSSETSEEVNITLTHDADAPSALQNLLINGDFETGDASGWITDRGTTDSVAQSGTYSLELTATGTFTVPTAFQSRPASPGDEFYLSGYLRTPAALPADITNGLLKIVYLNSSGTPLTPTLSGPGVIITGEFAGAESQPYLDDSQPANTWILSEVQAIAPAGTAEVQFFAINVDQSANTMYFDAIEAQDVNADPVPFGPNIFFRVTNNGR, from the coding sequence ATGTCTGCCAAATCTCTTCTTCCGATTCTGTTAATCGCTGCGCCTTTCGCCCTCCAGGCTGTTCAAGTCCCCGTCCCGAATGCCTCCTTTGAGCAACCCGCCATTGCCGAAGCGCAGGCAACTGGCTGGACATCCAACGGTGGTTCCATCTCCGGGGGAGTAAACAGTTACAGTCTTGGCGGTACCTTCAGCACCCCGGCCTACGGTGAATGGTTTCATTACTTGAATCTGCCGGGCTTTCTGGGTCCAAATCCGAGCGTTACGGAGAGCAACAGCGGCTTGATCGGGTCAGCAGCCACAGGCACGTACACACTGACCGTGGCCGGCGGAAACCGAATCAACGGGGCCACAACCGATGGCAGCTACAAGATTGAATTGCTGGCTGGAGGGAACGTGATTGCGTCACAAACCCTTAACAACCCGAAAGCGAACATTCCTGTGGACTCGTGGCAGGATATCACGGCAGTCGGGACCGTGGAGCTGGGCGATCCGACAGACGGTCAGGACCTCACCATTCGCCTGAGTGCCTTCGAGGGCACGGGAGGCATCGCCAGCCAGGGTCAATTCGACAATGTACGGCTGGATTACGAGCCGGGGAATGTATTCACGGTTTCCGGACGCCAAATCCTGCTCGACGGTACACCATTTGAAGTGGAGGGAATTTGCTACCAGCCGGCAGCAATCGGCGAGAACCCCTCGGCTGGATACCCATTCGGAGATTATTACTGGATCAGCTCCGATTACCAGGCTCGTTGGGCACGGGACTTCGAGAATTTCCGCAAGATGGGGATTAACGTCATTCGAATCTACGGATGGGATCCCGCTCGAAATCACGATGCTTTTCTCCAACTGGCTGCTGACAACGGCATCTATGTATTGATTAATCGTTACGTGAATCCTCTCTCGGATTTCAGCAATACCATAGTGGTCAACGACCTCATTGATGAGTGGACAAGTATTGCCACCCCGCTTGCTGATAATCCGGCCGTGATGGGCTTCCTGATTGGCAATGAGGCTAACCCCGGACAGGGGATAACCTTCTGGAATGCCATGAACACAGTTGCCGGCGCGGTAAAAGCCGCTGCACCCAAAAAGCTGGTCTCTGTGGCGATCACAAACGATTTGGGCCAGGTCAACACATGGAATGCCTCCATGACGAATTTTGATTTCTGGGCGGTCCAGGTCTACAACGGATTCAGCTTTGGCAGCTTTCTCTCAGATTATGCGGTCCGCTCCAGCAAGCCATTGATCATAACCGAGTTCGGATATGATGCGCTGGATGGAAGAGTCGATACGGAATGGCCAAACAATGTGGAATTGCCGGCCAACGCCCTGGAAAACCTCTGGAACGAGCTTCGGGCAGATGAGGCCGGAGCAGACATTGCTTCCGGAGGTTGCGTCTTCGAGTACGCCGACGAGTGGTGGAAGGACAGCGGAGGAATCAGCGCATTCACTCAAGACTTTGGACCACGTTGGTCAGGACCGTTTGAAGACGGACAAGGCAATGAGGAATGGTGGGGAATTTTCAGGACCATTGATAACGGTTCGAGCATCGACAACCTGGACCCACGTGCAGCATTCTACCGGCTTGCGGCCATGTGGAATGAGCCGTTCGAGTCAATTCTTCAGGCCAGTGCAATTGGCCAGGACTTGCAGGTCGACTTTAGCTTCCCGGCCCACCTTCGTGAACAAAGTATGATCGTGGAATCATCCAATGATCTGCTCAACTGGACGCTGGTAGCGACAAATAACGGGGGCTCATCGGAGCTTTCCTCCACCGCGGGCTCGCTCACGGTCACCAGCAGCGAAACCAGCGAGGAAGTGAATATCACTCTAACCCACGATGCGGACGCACCATCAGCCCTCCAGAATCTATTGATAAACGGCGATTTCGAAACAGGAGATGCTTCCGGATGGATTACTGACAGGGGCACCACGGATTCGGTCGCACAGTCGGGAACCTATTCACTGGAGCTGACGGCGACTGGAACATTCACCGTCCCGACCGCATTCCAGTCCCGACCAGCCTCTCCAGGTGATGAATTCTATCTGAGCGGATACCTGCGCACACCAGCCGCACTGCCAGCGGACATCACTAATGGCCTACTGAAAATTGTTTATCTCAACTCCAGCGGTACGCCCCTGACTCCCACCCTGTCGGGTCCCGGAGTGATTATTACCGGAGAGTTCGCTGGTGCCGAGTCGCAACCCTACCTCGATGATTCACAGCCAGCCAACACATGGATTCTGTCTGAAGTTCAGGCTATTGCTCCGGCAGGCACTGCTGAAGTCCAATTCTTTGCCATTAATGTGGACCAATCGGCCAACACAATGTACTTCGATGCCATCGAGGCCCAGGATGTGAACGCAGACCCGGTACCCTTTGGACCGAACATCTTTTTCCGCGTCACCAACAACGGGCGCTGA
- a CDS encoding O-antigen ligase family protein: MPSHRHRNPIKRWLHKATESPLRMLEAVQHLLLGWILIMTLIGFGGFLAYGEPMSGVSLGLFILTALHAIITTLRREKKGLDWELLLPLPFILYALLSYQFLSPAPWSSALFLTVYVQAYALYFVIFNSIRGTRSGMWIFTICQLVAVAALMGAFFQYYLFPDWMVSLARDRNPAYLHGAGGFLMEPANMASLLLMFWPVCVLMAWAQRFSGPVRMLNGFYALAMFVGILLTTERQGLWIMLLICALLPFFMSKFWAVRRKIWMIGSMLLIACLPLFWFGTDMLQSRIVYLLEVPSNLLTEAGISSAWQLFLQNPVFGCGLGSFAFFWELTRPVGLAGSSLYSVSGYAGFLAELGLVGALLAGAPVLLLLYRAAGFWKAISFLTVNKDTQSRMARYPKNHPARAKLERANGRTPSVKVILGGLLLGIFAFLLSMGWDYSLNLPILLFLFVSIVAILAALSRRGHRNTVSSRVGIATGLIPVLLSAWALAFGAPKFYSQYSVYTADEELAYLLSDPDRIFLDPGSLTFVAGSYKEAVELNPRNALAWLGLGRAQLARIYADVWPSEELAAQARESLVNALSISPDLWEAHFQMARSLAILGENTDQIDGHLQSAYRLAPRRPEAPAFLGTLFLLRGSDPAEGLRLLEVALEMDPLYEPAVKAYRRMGSMQAGEGRQSQSGALSEALLAESFVLRDPGPERILGAGIMPAPAEILTTPEE; encoded by the coding sequence ATGCCATCCCATAGACATCGGAATCCCATTAAGCGCTGGCTGCACAAGGCTACCGAATCCCCTCTGAGGATGTTGGAGGCGGTGCAGCATTTGCTCCTTGGTTGGATACTGATAATGACCCTGATAGGATTTGGCGGATTTCTTGCCTATGGTGAACCGATGAGCGGGGTTTCCCTCGGTCTGTTTATCCTGACAGCCCTGCACGCCATCATTACGACCCTGAGACGTGAGAAAAAGGGTCTGGATTGGGAGCTCCTTCTGCCATTGCCGTTCATCCTATACGCCTTGCTGAGCTATCAGTTCCTCAGTCCGGCACCTTGGAGCTCAGCCCTTTTTCTTACGGTCTATGTGCAGGCGTACGCGCTCTACTTTGTCATCTTCAACAGCATACGGGGAACACGTTCCGGCATGTGGATTTTCACCATTTGCCAGTTGGTCGCGGTAGCGGCCTTGATGGGTGCGTTTTTCCAGTACTACCTTTTTCCCGATTGGATGGTCTCCCTGGCGCGGGATCGCAATCCAGCCTACCTGCACGGTGCAGGCGGATTCCTGATGGAACCGGCCAACATGGCCAGCCTGCTTCTTATGTTCTGGCCAGTCTGTGTCTTGATGGCCTGGGCACAGCGGTTTTCCGGTCCGGTAAGAATGCTCAACGGCTTTTATGCGCTGGCCATGTTTGTGGGCATCCTCCTGACCACAGAGCGTCAAGGATTGTGGATCATGCTCCTGATCTGCGCTTTGCTCCCGTTTTTCATGAGCAAATTCTGGGCGGTTCGTCGCAAGATATGGATGATTGGATCCATGCTCCTGATTGCCTGTCTTCCGCTGTTCTGGTTTGGCACCGATATGCTTCAGTCGAGAATTGTTTACCTGCTGGAAGTTCCTTCAAATCTCCTGACGGAGGCGGGGATTTCCTCAGCTTGGCAACTGTTCCTGCAGAATCCTGTTTTTGGCTGCGGCCTTGGAAGTTTTGCTTTCTTCTGGGAGTTGACTCGTCCGGTGGGTCTTGCCGGTTCCTCCCTGTATTCCGTTTCCGGCTACGCCGGCTTTCTGGCTGAGCTGGGACTTGTTGGGGCTTTACTGGCTGGAGCCCCTGTTCTCCTTCTGCTCTATCGCGCCGCAGGGTTCTGGAAGGCGATTTCATTCCTCACTGTGAACAAGGATACGCAAAGCCGGATGGCTCGATATCCGAAAAACCATCCGGCTCGAGCCAAACTGGAGCGGGCGAATGGGCGCACGCCTTCAGTGAAAGTTATTCTTGGAGGTCTCTTGCTGGGCATTTTCGCTTTTCTTCTCTCCATGGGTTGGGACTACTCCCTGAATTTACCAATCTTGTTATTTTTATTTGTCTCGATTGTGGCCATTCTTGCCGCCCTTTCTCGCCGGGGGCATCGCAATACCGTCTCCTCCCGCGTTGGCATTGCAACCGGCTTGATTCCGGTTCTCTTGTCCGCATGGGCTCTTGCCTTCGGGGCGCCCAAGTTCTACAGCCAATACTCGGTTTATACAGCCGACGAGGAATTGGCTTATCTTTTGTCCGATCCTGACAGGATATTCCTGGATCCGGGATCCCTCACATTTGTTGCGGGGTCCTACAAGGAAGCAGTGGAGTTGAATCCTCGTAACGCCCTTGCCTGGTTGGGTCTTGGCCGGGCCCAGCTGGCGCGGATTTATGCAGATGTTTGGCCCTCGGAGGAGCTCGCGGCGCAGGCAAGGGAATCCTTGGTAAATGCGCTTTCAATATCCCCGGACCTCTGGGAGGCCCACTTTCAAATGGCCCGCTCTCTTGCCATTCTCGGAGAGAACACGGATCAAATCGACGGGCACTTGCAAAGCGCTTATCGTCTTGCTCCCCGCCGCCCGGAGGCTCCCGCATTTCTTGGGACTTTGTTCCTGCTCCGCGGATCGGATCCGGCGGAGGGTCTACGGCTCCTTGAGGTTGCCCTCGAGATGGATCCTTTGTACGAGCCCGCGGTTAAGGCCTATCGTCGGATGGGGAGCATGCAGGCGGGGGAAGGTCGCCAGAGTCAGTCCGGGGCGCTCAGCGAAGCCCTTCTCGCCGAGTCTTTTGTCCTCAGGGATCCGGGACCTGAACGCATACTTGGGGCGGGCATCATGCCCGCACCGGCGGAAATCCTCACAACACCTGAAGAGTAG
- a CDS encoding ArsR/SmtB family transcription factor → MEHLTIDEEDLARCLWTIGDVTRLRILELLPGSPDCSEGKNVSQIADELDLKQSTVSNHLARMRTLGIVRHTKQCRDVYYWIDPERAEQIEAQLRKALKLG, encoded by the coding sequence ATGGAACATTTAACGATAGACGAGGAGGATTTGGCGCGTTGCCTGTGGACGATCGGGGACGTGACCCGGCTTCGCATCCTCGAGCTGCTGCCGGGCAGTCCGGACTGCAGCGAGGGAAAGAACGTCTCCCAGATTGCCGATGAGCTGGATTTGAAGCAATCGACGGTCTCAAATCACCTGGCCCGGATGCGGACGCTGGGAATCGTGAGGCATACGAAGCAATGCCGGGACGTGTACTACTGGATCGACCCCGAGCGGGCTGAGCAGATCGAGGCGCAACTGCGCAAGGCGCTGAAGCTGGGCTAA
- a CDS encoding malate dehydrogenase produces MKNPIRVAVTGAAGHIGYSLLFRIASGAMFGPDQPVALNLIEIEPAMKALKGVCMELDDCAFPLLKDIVATSDLEEGFKDVNWALLVGSVPRKAGMERADLLGINGKIFVGQGKAIAANAAPDVRVLVVGNPCNTNCLIAMKSAPELPANRWFAMTRLDENRAKTQLAQKAGVDVTEVSNVAIWGNHSPTMFPDFYNAKIGGKAANKVIADEAWLKETFVPTVGKRGAAIIEARGASSAASAANAVVDTVVSLTNPTADGDWYSVCIPSQGEYGTEAGIMCSFPIRTKADGSYEVVQGLELNDYSKGMVQKSVDELVGERSTVQELNII; encoded by the coding sequence ATGAAAAACCCAATACGCGTCGCCGTAACCGGGGCTGCCGGCCACATTGGCTACAGCCTTCTCTTCCGCATTGCCTCCGGGGCAATGTTCGGACCCGACCAACCCGTGGCTCTTAACCTGATTGAGATCGAGCCTGCCATGAAAGCCCTCAAGGGAGTCTGCATGGAGCTGGATGATTGCGCTTTTCCCCTGCTGAAGGACATTGTCGCGACAAGTGACCTCGAAGAAGGATTCAAAGACGTCAACTGGGCCCTCCTCGTCGGTTCAGTCCCGCGCAAGGCGGGCATGGAACGGGCGGACCTGCTCGGAATCAACGGCAAGATCTTTGTCGGCCAAGGTAAAGCCATCGCGGCCAACGCCGCACCGGACGTGCGCGTCCTGGTGGTAGGCAACCCCTGCAACACGAATTGCCTGATCGCCATGAAGAGTGCTCCAGAGCTTCCGGCCAACCGCTGGTTTGCGATGACCCGGCTCGACGAAAACCGCGCCAAGACACAGCTCGCACAAAAGGCTGGTGTCGATGTCACGGAGGTCAGTAACGTAGCCATCTGGGGAAACCATTCCCCCACCATGTTCCCCGATTTCTACAATGCCAAAATTGGTGGCAAAGCGGCCAATAAAGTCATTGCCGATGAAGCTTGGCTGAAGGAAACCTTTGTCCCGACTGTGGGCAAGCGCGGGGCGGCGATTATTGAAGCACGCGGAGCATCATCCGCCGCCAGCGCGGCCAATGCCGTCGTGGATACCGTTGTTTCCCTGACCAACCCCACGGCTGACGGTGATTGGTACAGCGTCTGTATCCCGAGCCAGGGTGAGTATGGAACTGAAGCTGGCATCATGTGCAGCTTCCCGATCCGTACCAAGGCCGATGGAAGCTATGAAGTCGTGCAAGGCCTTGAGCTCAACGATTACAGCAAGGGCATGGTCCAGAAGAGTGTTGATGAGCTCGTTGGAGAGCGCTCCACGGTTCAGGAACTCAATATTATCTGA
- a CDS encoding KamA family radical SAM protein — MYPEDSRERWFRGQGHWSGVPAEQWGDWRWQMRNRITRLEELEERMELTPEEREGCLFARSKLSLAITPYFFNLMNLEDPGCPIRRQIVPRSEEMQVSPEELLDPVGEESSMGVDGLVHRYPDRCLFLVTNVCAAYCRYCTRSRLVSNAQGYDFHPNFENALKYIEEHTEIRDVLLSGGDPLLLSDKKLDFLLGRLRAIKHVEFIRIGSRIPVFMPQRVTPELQDIFRKHGPVWMSIHVNHPRECTEELYEATEKLTMAGVPLGNQSVLLKGVNDDVDTMTSLVHRLLMMRVRPYYLYQCDLITGSRHLRADVSKGIEIIKALRGHSTGYAVPQFVIDAPGGGGKIPINPEYVTEMNENEIVMRNFEGKEFRYPLQDGNLLAPVGEGLPQQEEVLV, encoded by the coding sequence ATGTATCCGGAAGACAGTAGAGAACGATGGTTTAGGGGACAGGGGCACTGGTCCGGGGTACCGGCAGAGCAGTGGGGGGACTGGCGCTGGCAGATGAGGAACCGGATCACGCGGCTGGAGGAGCTGGAGGAGCGGATGGAGCTGACGCCTGAGGAGCGCGAAGGATGTCTCTTTGCGCGGAGCAAGCTTTCGCTGGCGATCACGCCATATTTTTTCAATTTGATGAATCTGGAGGATCCGGGCTGTCCGATCCGGCGCCAGATTGTACCGCGCAGTGAGGAGATGCAGGTTTCGCCTGAGGAACTGCTGGACCCGGTTGGCGAGGAAAGCTCGATGGGGGTGGACGGATTGGTGCACCGGTATCCGGACCGGTGTCTCTTTCTGGTGACAAACGTGTGCGCGGCGTATTGCCGTTATTGCACACGGAGCCGGCTGGTCTCGAACGCGCAGGGCTACGATTTTCATCCGAATTTTGAAAACGCGCTGAAGTACATTGAGGAACACACGGAGATCCGTGATGTCCTGTTGAGTGGTGGAGATCCGCTGCTGCTTTCGGACAAGAAGCTGGATTTCCTGCTTGGGCGACTGCGGGCGATCAAGCACGTTGAGTTTATCCGGATTGGCTCACGGATACCGGTTTTCATGCCGCAGCGGGTGACACCTGAGCTGCAGGATATCTTCCGCAAGCATGGTCCGGTGTGGATGAGTATTCATGTGAATCACCCTCGTGAATGTACTGAGGAATTGTATGAGGCTACTGAAAAGCTGACCATGGCGGGCGTTCCGCTTGGTAACCAGAGTGTGCTTCTGAAGGGCGTGAATGACGATGTGGATACGATGACATCGCTCGTTCATCGACTCCTGATGATGCGCGTGCGGCCCTACTACTTGTACCAGTGCGATCTGATTACGGGTAGCCGCCATTTGCGGGCCGACGTGAGCAAGGGGATTGAGATCATCAAGGCCCTGCGCGGACACTCGACCGGCTACGCCGTGCCTCAATTTGTAATCGACGCCCCTGGAGGCGGGGGGAAGATCCCGATCAATCCGGAGTACGTGACGGAGATGAACGAGAATGAAATCGTGATGCGGAACTTCGAGGGGAAAGAATTCCGCTATCCGCTCCAGGACGGGAACTTGCTCGCTCCGGTAGGGGAAGGCCTTCCCCAGCAGGAAGAAGTCCTCGTTTAG
- a CDS encoding sodium:solute symporter family protein, producing the protein MSFHPLDFAIVAAYFVVVVVLGWIKKAQPKDEDYLLMGRQLTLPGFLLSLVSTWYGGILGSSEYSYSYGFSNWIVFGVPYYVFAILFAIVLARRARRKYVVSIPHLIGENYGPAGRVLSGILVLILATPAPYVLTIGVLLHFLFGVPLVPGIIAGALFSFIYVYRDGLAVVVRTDLFQCILMYGGYIVLFLFAWWTWESPVQLWEAVRERSPDHVSVTGGSPVSYILVWFFMASWTLVSPMFHQRVYALKDERNARRGIVFAVLMWTVFDFLTTFVGLYAFVHLPDLSDPRISHLALGEAILPIGAYGLFITGILSVVMSTLDSELFVSGVTLGPDILGRMPGVKRLRKSVLTRIGMALVALVSIGFAIFVPSVVDIYYTIGTLAVPGLLLPVLSSAGAFPSVPPRFAVAHLVVVPLVAATWYIAGRAIPDTLPAIEAFYPGCAASILIWSAGLLVGRSGKA; encoded by the coding sequence ATGTCCTTCCATCCATTAGATTTTGCGATAGTCGCCGCTTATTTTGTGGTAGTGGTTGTGCTTGGCTGGATCAAGAAGGCCCAGCCCAAGGATGAGGATTATCTTCTGATGGGTCGGCAACTCACCTTGCCGGGGTTTTTGCTCTCCCTCGTCTCGACCTGGTATGGCGGCATTCTTGGATCGAGCGAATACTCTTACTCATACGGTTTCAGCAACTGGATTGTCTTCGGGGTCCCTTACTATGTCTTCGCCATCCTCTTCGCCATTGTCCTCGCCCGACGGGCCCGAAGGAAGTATGTCGTTTCCATTCCACACCTGATCGGTGAGAATTACGGTCCGGCCGGACGCGTGCTGTCCGGAATTCTTGTCCTGATCCTGGCCACGCCTGCCCCTTACGTTTTGACGATTGGCGTGCTGCTGCATTTTCTCTTTGGCGTACCCTTGGTCCCGGGGATTATTGCCGGGGCACTATTTTCGTTTATCTATGTGTACCGCGACGGGTTGGCTGTCGTTGTCCGGACGGACTTGTTCCAATGCATCCTCATGTACGGTGGCTACATCGTTCTCTTTCTCTTTGCCTGGTGGACATGGGAAAGTCCGGTCCAGCTTTGGGAGGCAGTGCGCGAACGCTCGCCGGATCATGTTTCCGTGACAGGGGGAAGCCCCGTCTCCTACATCCTTGTCTGGTTCTTCATGGCAAGCTGGACACTGGTCTCGCCAATGTTTCACCAGCGCGTCTACGCATTGAAGGATGAACGCAATGCCCGGCGGGGGATTGTCTTCGCGGTGCTCATGTGGACCGTGTTCGATTTTCTGACTACCTTTGTCGGCCTCTATGCCTTCGTCCATCTTCCGGACCTGTCGGATCCCCGCATCTCGCACCTTGCCCTCGGCGAGGCAATTTTGCCAATCGGAGCCTATGGATTGTTCATAACCGGGATATTGAGCGTCGTGATGTCGACTCTTGACAGTGAGCTGTTCGTCTCGGGGGTGACCTTGGGCCCGGATATTCTTGGACGGATGCCGGGTGTCAAGCGCCTGCGCAAAAGTGTTCTGACGCGGATTGGAATGGCGCTGGTAGCCCTTGTTTCCATAGGGTTTGCGATCTTCGTCCCAAGTGTCGTGGATATCTACTACACGATTGGGACCCTTGCTGTCCCGGGCCTGCTCTTGCCGGTGCTCAGCAGTGCGGGCGCTTTTCCAAGTGTTCCTCCGCGTTTTGCGGTGGCCCATCTGGTTGTCGTGCCGCTGGTTGCGGCGACTTGGTATATTGCCGGCCGGGCCATTCCGGACACCCTCCCGGCCATAGAAGCCTTTTATCCGGGATGTGCCGCCAGTATCCTGATTTGGTCAGCCGGTTTGCTGGTGGGCCGTTCAGGCAAAGCTTAA